In one window of Henckelia pumila isolate YLH828 chromosome 1, ASM3356847v2, whole genome shotgun sequence DNA:
- the LOC140862195 gene encoding germacrene A synthase-like, giving the protein MKTCTKTKCEATIFHPRLAILEDALVFTKNCLKSMAPNLKHSPLKKQVEHALVQALHFGYLRFELYHYICVYEEYEYLRDESLLKFAKLDYNALQMLHKKELCELSRWWKELNLTSKLPYARDRLVECYFWAVGTYHLPKYSRGRVMLTKNLKMLSVLDDTFDVYGTKEELEAFTKAIQRWDIKEIDLLPEYMKPLYSTMLTLFEEFKEELAAEGRSIATSIH; this is encoded by the exons ATGAAAACGTGTACCAAAACAAAGTGTGAAGCAACAATCTTTCATCCGAGGTTGGCCATACTAGAAGATGCCCTTGTTTTCACTAAAAACTGCCTCAAATCCATGGCACCAAACCTCAAGCATTCTCCCCTCAAGAAACAAGTAGAACATGCCCTTGTCCAAGCTTTACATTTCGGGTATCTAAGATTTGAGTTGTACCATTACATTTGTGTCTATGAAGAATATGAATACTTGAGGGATGAATCGCTTCTCAAGTTTGCCAAATTGGACTACAATGCATTGCAAATGCTGCACAAAAAAGAACTCTGTGAACTCTCGAG GTGGTGGAAAGAATTGAACCTTACATCTAAACTTCCTTATGCTAGAGACAGACTTGTTGAGTGTTACTTTTGGGCTGTGGGAACATATCATTTGCCTAAGTATTCTCGAGGCCGAGTCATGTTGACGAAAAACTTGAAAATGCTATCTGTACTCGACGACACATTTGACGTTTATGGTACAAAGGAAGAATTAGAAGCCTTTACCAAGGCAATTCAAAG GTGGGATATTAAAGAGATTGATCTACTGCCGGAGTATATGAAACCACTTTATTCCACCATGTTGACACTCTTTGAGGAATTTAAGGAAGAACTAGCTGCAGAAGGAAGATCAATTGCAACAAGCATTCACTAA
- the LOC140862188 gene encoding uncharacterized protein: MVHAAFDSYAENPTTFKNLLEDAEKPLYPGCSKFTRLSAVVKLFNLKAKYSWSDKICTDLLNLLGEMLPDDNELPLSFYDAKKSLCALGITYEKIHACPNDCILYRKKYEDMNSCPTCGMSRWKMGQKDTIKEGVPAKVLWYFPPIPRFVRMFWNKEFSKELTWHADKRLNDGYLRHPADAPSWKLVDHKWPNFAADSRNLRLSISADGINPHGMMSSTYSCWQVLMITYNLPPWLCMKRKFMMLTMLISGPKQPGNDIDVYLAPLIDDLKFLWDTSVEAYDAYRQETFSLRAVLLWTINDFPAYGNMSGCIVKGYHACPICGEETYSTRLKHSRKMSYTGHRRFLPANHPYLRQRKAFNGYQEFNPAPKPLSGDEVLKKVDGIHCHWGKMRKKIQSTKDYVKPSFKKKSIFFELEYWKHLYVRHVLDVMNIEKNVYESLLGTLLDIPGKTKDGIAARLDLAEMNLRTDLAPVMGEKKSFLPAACYTLTKDEKRKILNSLCGMQLPTCYSSNVKNFVSMKDLKLVGLKSHDYHTLMQQLLPVAIRGVLPKHVRDSITRLFFFFNELCNKVMNPSKLDELQREIVIILCLLEKYFSPSFFDIMIHLTVHLVREVKLCGPVWYRYMYPFERYMKILKGYVRNRNRPEGCMAECYIAEEAVEFCSDYLGSLHTIGIPTSHRQIELTKPLSVAIVQSIAEDELKQAHRYVLENDVDTDRYIE, from the coding sequence ATGGTGCATGCTGCATTTGATAGTTATGCTGAGAATCCAACCACATTCAAAAATCTACTTGAAGATGCTGAGAAACCTTTATATCCTGGATGCAGTAAATTTACAAGGTTATCTGCAGTTGTaaaattattcaacttgaaaGCCAAATATAGTTGGAGTGACAAAATTTGCACCGACCTACTCAATTTGTTAGGAGAAATGCTTCCAGATGACAACGAATTGCCTTTATCTTTCTACGATGCAAAGAAAAGCTTGTGTGCATTAGGGATTACTTATGAGAAAATCCATGCTTGTCCTAATGATTGCATCTTATACCGGAAGAAGTATGAGGACATGAACAGTTGTCCTACTTGTGGGATGTCAAGGTGGAAGATGGGCCAAAAAGATACGATAAAGGAAGGAGTTCCTGCAAAGGTTCTATGGTACTTCCCTCCAATTCCGAGATTTGTACGAATGTTTTGGAATAAGGAGTTTTCCAAGGAGCTGACTTGGCATGCTGATAAAAGACTTAATGACGGATACTTACGCCATCCAGCTGATGCACCTTCTTGGAAATTAGTAGATCACAAGTGGCCAAATTTTGCTGCTGATTCAAGAAATCTTAGATTGTCCATTTCAGCTGACGGGATCAATCCCCATGGTATGATGAGTTCTACATATAGTTGTTGGCAAGTTTTAATGATCACTTACAATCTTCCCCCGTGGTTGTGTATGAAGAGAAAATTTATGATGCTCACAATGTTGATTTCTGGTCCCAAACAACCAGGAAATGATATCGATGTTTACTTAGCACCTCTAATCGATGACTTGAAATTCCTATGGGATACAAGTGTTGAAGCATATGATGCATATAGACAAGAAACCTTCTCGCTCAGAGCTGTCTTGCTGTGGACCATCAATGACTTTCCTGCATATGGAAACATGTCAGGATGTATTGTGAAAGGATATCACGCATGTCCGATTTGTGGTGAAGAAACATATTCAACAAGGTTGAAACATAGCAGGAAAATGTCGTACACAGGCCATAGAAGGTTTCTACCTGCAAATCATCCTTATCTAAGGCAAAGAAAGGCATTTAATGGGTACCAAGAGTTCAACCCTGCACCCAAACCATTGAGTGGCGATGAAGTGTTAAAAAAAGTCGATGGAATTCATTGTCATTGGGGAAAAATGAGAAAGAAGATTCAGTCCACGAAGGATTATGTAAAACCATCCTtcaaaaagaaatcaattttCTTTGAACTTGAGTATTGGAAACATCTATATGTTAGACATGTTCTTGATGTGATGAATATAGAAAAGAACGTCTATGAAAGTCTTCTCGGTACGTTGCTTGACATTCCGGGAAAAACAAAGGATGGAATTGCAGCTAGATTAGACCTTGCTGAAATGAATTTGAGGACAGATTTGGCTCCAGTGATGGGGGAGAAGAAATCTTTTCTGCCAGCAGCATGTTATACACTTACAAAAGATGAGAAAAGAAAGATTTTGAATTCTTTGTGTGGAATGCAATTACCTACATGTTACTCATCCAACGTTAAAAACTTTgtttcgatgaaggacttgaaaCTTGTTGGCCTTAAGTCACACGACTACCACACTTTAATGCAGCAATTACTTCCAGTGGCCATACGTGGTGTCTTGCCCAAACATGTCAGAGACTCTATCACTCgtttgttcttcttcttcaatgaGCTATGTAATAAAGTGATGAATCCCTCAAAGTTGGATGAGCTGCAGAGAGAGATTGTGATCATATTGTGTTtacttgaaaagtatttttcacCTTCGTTTTTTGACATAATGATTCATTTAACAGTTCATCTTGTGCGAGAGGTGAAATTATGTGGCCCAGTTTGGTATAGGTACATGTATCCCTTTGAAAGATACATGAAGATTTTGAAAGGTTATGTGCGAAATCGCAATAGACCGGAAGGTTGCATGGCTGAATGTTATATTGCTGAAGAGGCGGTTGAATTTTGCTCAGACTATCTTGGTAGTTTGCACACAATTGGGATCCCTACAAGTCATCGACAAATAGAACTTACTAAACCTTTGTCGGTTGCAATTGTGCAATCCATTGCTGAGGATGAGTTGAAACAAGCACATCGTTATGTATTGGAAAATGATGTTGACACTGATCGCTATATTGAGTAA